GCCTCCTTCGTGTCGGCTTTAGCTCTCCACTGGGCGAAGACGTGCGTCATGAAAGCAGCAAGAATGGCCGCAACGACCGGAATGATCAGCGTGACGATCGTCGGTGTAGACGATGGCGACGGGGGAAGGTTGACGATCACGTCTGGCGAAGTGGGGCTGCCGACGGTGATCGTGAAGGGCGGTTGCTGCACCATAGTGGAGGACTCTAAACGTCCGGCGCGACTGACGCACGAGGCTCGCGGGTGACCTGCACGGTTGCAGTCGACGTGGTCAGGGGGTCTCAGTGGCCGCAAATGGCCCGGATTCGCGAGCAGGTTTTGGCGACGATCGAGTTCGGGGTGGCAACCGTCGCCAAACCTCGGGTTGTGGCCGAGTAACGCCTATGGAACGCCCGGACTGTCACACCTGTCACGCTGTCACTCAGTTGAAACAGGTCCCTGACCAGAAAATACGGTTCCCGCAGGTCAGCGGAGAGACGGGTTCGCACCTTTGCAACGCGGTGGTCAGGTGGGTTTGCGGACGAGGCCGGTGTAGGCGGCGATGGCGAGGGTTGCCAGGCCCCAGAGGAGGGCTTGGAGTGCCCAGAGGATGGCTGTGAAGGTTTGGCCCCAGCCGGTGGTGGTGTCGAGGTCGCAGTGGGCGCGAATGCCGGTGGTGCCGAGGGGGAGACCACGGTCGATGCCGAGGCCGATGAGTTCGACGGGTGAGCAGGGTGTGCCCGGGTCCGTGGGTTTTGCGGTGGGGGGTAGGACGCGTTCGGCGGCGTGGTGGTCGGGGTGGGTGGTGACGTGCCCGGCGAGCAGGCTGAGTGTGGCGGCGAGGGTGAGGATGACGGCGAGGGCGGTGGCGAGGCGGTGGGCGCGGTAGCCGTAGCGGCCGAGCCAGCCCCAGAGCGCGTGTCGCGCGCGCGCGAGCCGGTTGCCCAGAGCCTCGGGGGTGCGTCGGCGGAGGTCGTGTTGCTGGGTGATCAGGACTTCGCGGGCGTTGTTGTCGTGGCCGGCGGCGCATTCGGTTGCGGCGAGTTGCTGGAAGGGTTGGGGCCAGTAGGTGAGGGTGTGGTGAACCAGCAGGTGCAGCCATTGACGCCACGATGTTTCACGCAGGATGGGGTAAGTCAATCCGTGGACTGTGAGGGTGCGGTCGCTGTCGGGGCAGCCATGCCGGCTCATCCCCTCCTGACCGGCCGGGCACACCACCGCCGCTGGGAACAGCAACGCCCCGGTGGTCTGCGCCTCATGCAGTACTAGGAGTGGGCCCGAGCTGTTGTCCAGTCCGGAGACCAGCAGGACAGCTTGGCCGCCGATGTGGGCGCCGAGCAGCCGGATCGCGCCGTGTTCTCCGGTGCCGGTGACGGTGGCGTCCCGCATGTGCAGGCTGCTGTCGGTGCGGAGGCGGTCGGCGTGCAGGGCGGGACCGGTGGTGTTGGTGATGGCGGCCCGATCGAGTACGAGTGGGCCGCCGATGTGGGCGCCGAGCAGCCGGATCGCGCCGAGTTCTCCGGTGCCGGTGACGGTGGCGTCCCGCATGTGCACGCTGCTGTCGGTGCGGAGGCCGTCGGCGTGCAGCGCGGGACCGGTGGTGTTGGTGATAGTGGCTCGGCTGAGGCCGAGTTCAGCGCCGATGTGGGCATCGGACAGTCGAACTGCGCCGAGTTCTCCGGTGCCGGTGATGGTGGCGTCCCGCATGTGCAGGCTGCTGTCGGTGCGGAGGCCGTCGGCGTACAGGTGGGTGAGTAGGCAGTGGTTCAGGTACAGGCAGCGAAGGCGCGCGTATCGGCAAACGACGCCGTTCGGTAGCGCACATCGGTACAAGTCCAGACCGGTGATGGCGGTGACGTGATCGAGGTCGAGCCGTCCGACGACCCGCACACCCGCTATCCGGATTCCGCGGGGATCGAGGTCACCGTGCAAGCCTCGGAGCAGTTCGCGGAGGAGATCCGCTCGTATCCGCATTTCGGGGTCGTCGGTGACCGCCAGCTCCTCCACCGTCATCGCGGTGGCGGGTCTGGCGACTTCCCCGCGGCGCGCGGTGTTGACCACCCGTTGCTCGAACTCGGTTAGGTCAGTCAGCACGGGTGAGGGCTGCGTCTCGTCCACGCCATCAATGTCGATGACACGCTACCGAATGTGACATCTGAAACCCACCTCCTCGCGGCGGGCACCCTTCTTGGACGTGCCCGCAGCCAAGACGGTCAACTCGGGGGAATGACGAGCTGCTGCGTGCGTTGCGGTACGTCCGCGCCGAGGTTACCCGCGGAGCCTGCTGCGGCTCGGTGTGACAGCTGCGGCGTGTCGAGGCTGTCACACCTGTCACTCTGTCACTCGACTCCGTCTGACCTGCGGGTTTGGGTGTGACAGGTGAGTGATACCTTCGGTAACTGCTTTCTCCCCACTCTAATTCTATGTCTCTGCAGTCACCGGAAGACCGAAAGCGGCTGAAACACCGGGGGCCCCGCGTGTTTCAGCCACTTGTGTCCCCACGTGCCCCTTGCGTGCCCGTTGCCGGGGGAGTGCGCGGGGAATCACGGGGAACGACAGGCCGTGCAGAGCGCTGACCAGGGAGCGAAGGTTTCGCAGGTGAGCAGCGAGACGGGTTCGCACCTTTGCAACGCGGTGGTCAGGTCGCTGACCGAACAGAACGAGCAACTACGTCGTCAACTTGAATGCGCCTACGCTGAGATCCGACGACTTGAAGCACAAGTACCGAGAAGATCCGCGACATCCTGCACCTGAGCACTAGGCAAGACAACGCGTCATGCCACCGCTCAAGCAACTTGCCTGACGACGCTGGCCATAATTTCGTCCTCAACCGAGCTCGCCCGACGGCTCAACCGACACCTATGACAGCGGACACTTAGAGTGAGATGTCATCTACTGAGAGACATAGTTGCTGCACGGAGCAATGGTCGAGCAAAGCGCGGCGGCCTCTCGCGGCCAAACGAGAGGCCGCCAGCGCTGATGAGGATCTCGTCCAGGCAACGGAGCAAGTACCTCTGATCTAGTTATAGGTAGCCTGGCCCCTCTGTCCGGACAGGATGCGTCAACGAGGAGAGAAGTTTTCTAGAGTCGCCGGGCTCCAGGCGCCCAGGTCATGTCGTTATGGCCACGGTTGCCGATGCGGTCACGGTCCGGCGGCACCCGGGCAGGCGGCCCTGCGCGGAGGCAGTGCCGTTGCCCAGCATGTGGGATATGCGGCCGCGCCTGCGGGCCGCAGGAGTGCGCTTCCGGCAACTGAGTTAGGAGAGGCTTGAGGTCTCTTCGGGAGCGCAGGCCAGTTTCAAGCTGTCGTAAAATTGTTGAAGGTCTGACACTGCGCCCTTGGAGTGGGGATTGGGACGATTCACGTCTGGGAACTCTGTTCGAATCGCATCCAGAACCCTTCGGGTGACGCGAGCCCGCTTTGACATCCAGGACACCCTATCTTCTCTATCCACATCCACATCGATGTGGTCGAGAATAATGTCGAGCATGTTGTGGGGAATCTTGGGTGAGGGTCGATAGAGTGCAGGGAAGCGCGAGTCCTCGAAAGTCTTCCGCGCGTTGTCGATAATTCCCTTGATCGTAACGGCCATTTCCAATGTTCCCACCCCCCATTGCTGGAGGTGCTGCCAAGTCTCGATCAGAGTCGTAGTTTTAGTGAACTCTTCATTGGTAAGGTCGATGCTCCTGCGGGCGCGGTCCTTCCGGATCTTTTTGCGAGCGCGCGCCAACATCTTGCGAACGGCATCTGGGGTCGCATCGATTGCGGAGGCGATTTCGCCATGAGTCAGCCCTGCGCCATGCAATAAGAGTATGTGCCGCTCGCGTTCCGTGACGCGGGCGAGCACTTCCATGAGCTCCAACTTGGCAAGAGTCTGACGCTCAGGATCCACTCCCTCGGAAGACGTGGCTGCAGTCAGCTGCTGGACATCGTCGGGCATGGCGTCGACGAGAACTTCGTTCAAGGCCTTCAATCGTGCGGCTCGGGAAACCTTTCGCAGCCCGGAGGGGAACTCGCGAATGCAGGCGTTGATGAACGTGGTGCTAATTGATGCCAACCCGGGGCGCCACCGCTGTTCGCCGAGCAAGAATTGGGACATGAATAGTCTTCCAGCTTCGGCTATTACATCCATAACAAGGTCCATTTGGTCGACGTCAGACAACCGTCGGAGCTCGCTGGGAGGTATTGGACGTCCGATTTGCATAACCTTGTTAACGATTTGTCCCGACTTGACAAGGTCGCGCATGACTGGAATTGCGTATCTATACAAACGGGTCATTAAAAGCTGGGCTTCTTGGCTGCTTGAGCCTTTGTCTCGGACTACGCGGACAAGTTCCGCTTCACTCCGGAGTCGGGCTTCGTCGCGGAATCCGCGACTGAGATTGTGTGAGTCAGACATGACTATCCGCCTCCCGCTGCTCGACTCCAGGCAAGGCGCCCGAACGCGGTTGCCTGTCCGAGTAACCCCGCATCACGCAGATCGGCGACACCGCCTGCACCGCCTCCATTCGGAGGCGGTGCAGGCGAAGCGGTCGTGCTACCGGGGGTGATCATCGGTGTCGGCGGCCCTTGGCCGCGTCCTTCAGCAGGATCTGCAACATCGCCAAGTCGATGACGGTGCCGTCCTTGGCTACGACCGCGGCGGTCGACGATTCGACCGCATGGATCTCCGAAGCGCACGCGATGAAGTAGGCCTTCACGACGGCCCAGTTGGGCACCCGCTGGCCGGTTCCCGCGCGGAACATCACCGTGTGGTGGTACATCGCACGGCTTCCAAGCTCTCTCCACGTCAGGTCGGCAAGCTCTCGCAGCTCGCCCAGAACCTGGGCGAGCTGCGAGAGTGGAACCTGACCCTTGTCCCGGGTCATGGTGGAGGCGCCGCTCAGGTGTTCTCGGCGCCCGGGTCACCGAGCTTGTCGACCACCACCGCGGCCAGCGCGGCGCAGCCGGCGACCGCGGCGACCGCGGCCGCCGGGTCGACCCCGGCGATCACCATCTTCACGACGGCCGCCACGGACACGCCGAAGACCACGAACCAGATGAACCAGCGGCCGCGGCGCTTCACCGCCGACACGCAGGTGCGCAGCGGCGGCAGGGGCCACCACAGGACGCAGCCCACGAAGGCCAGCACCTTCCGCACGGCGGAAAGGATCTTGCTCACGATGATCTTCCTTTGCTCGAAACGTTGCCTGGACTCCCTGGTCGCGTTCACGGGCGTCTGCGCCCCGGAGAACCGGAGTGCCTCGTTGGCAGCGAGACCCGAGCACGAAACCAGTGCCGAAACTCTGACAGACCCGCTTCCGTTCCGCCAGCCGACAAGCACATTTCGGGCGATCTGGCAACACGGATGGCAACACGCCGATCCACAAAGGTCCATGCGCAGCTGCGTCGCGGACACGTTCACGACGCAAAGTTCCTGCTCAGGAGCCCCTAAGTCGAGGAGCTGGAGATAACCGCGGTGACATGAGCCAGGTCGAGCTCTCCGGCAACCCGCACACCCACTACCCGGATTCCGCGGGGGTCGAGGTCACCGTGCAGGCCGCGGAGCAGTTCGCGGAGCAGATCGGCTCGCACCTGCAGTTCGGAGTCGTCGGTGACCGCCAGTTCCTCCACCGTCATCGTGGTGGCGGGTTTGGCGACTTCCCCGCGGCGGGCGGTGTCGACCACCTACCGCTCAAGCTCGGTCAGGTCGGTCAGCACGGGTGAGGGCTGCGTCTCGTCCACACCACCACAGTCGATTACACGCTAAGAAATGTGACACTTGACGGCCCCACGCAGTAGACGCACCTTTCCTGGACGTGGCCGCATCCAAGGCTGGCGGAATTCGGGGATGACATGCCCGGTCGGTGCGTTGCGGCACGTTCCGAAACCGGGGACCCGGGGACACCTGCGGAGACTGCCGCGGCTCGGTGTGACACGTGCAGAGTGTCGAGGCTGTCACACCTGTCACTCTGTCACTTCACTGGAACTGACCTGCGGCTTTAGGAGTGACAGGGGAGTGACACCTTCGGTGGCGGCTCTTCTCCCACACTAACGGTATGTCTCAGTAGTCACCGGGCAGAGAAAAGAAGCTGGAACACCGGGGAGTTGGCCACAACCACGTGTTCCAGCCGCGTGTGCCCCTGCGTGCCCCTCGCGTGCCCGTTGCCGGGGGAGCGCGCGGGGAACATCGGGGAACGACGGACCGTGTAGGACCCTGAACGGGGGATACGGGTTTCGCTGGTCAGCGGTGAGTCGGGTTCGCACCTTTGCAAGGCGGGGGTCAGGGGTTCGATTCCCCTCAGCTCCACAGTTGAATGGCTCGTACTCGCCCAGGGTGCGGGCCATTTTTCACGTCCGGCGGCGGTGTCAGGGGCCGTGTCAGGTCAGGGTCAGGTCGGTGTCAGGCCCGCTGATCACAGTGGTTCCCATGACAGACCTGGCGATCATGGCTTCCGGGTTGCGGAAGGCCTACCAAGACAAAGTCGTGCTCGACGGCATCGATCTCGATGTTCGTGCGGGCAGTGTCTTCTCCCTGCTCGGCCCGAACGGGGCCGGCAAGACCACCACGGTGAACGTCCTGACCACGCTGGCCGGCGCCGACGGCGGGTCCGTCCGCGTCGCCGGGCATGACGTCGCGACCGAGGCCAAGGCCGTCCGGGCCGCGATCGGCGTCACCGGGCAGTTCGCGGCCGTCGACGAGCTGCTGACCGGGCAGGAGAACCTGCAGCTGATGGTGGACCTCCACCGGGGCCCCGCCGGCAAACGGACCGTCGACGAGCTGCTGGAACGCTTCGAACTGACGGAGTCGGCGCGGAAACCCGCGTCGACCTACTCCGGCGGGATGCGCCGGAAGCTCGACCTGGCCATGACCCTCGTCGGCCACCCGCGAATCATCTTCCTCGACGAGCCGACCACGGGTCTCGACCCGCGGAGCCGCCGCACGATGTGGTCCCTCATCCGCGAGCTCGTCGCCGACGGCGTGACCATCTTCCTCACCACCCAGTACCTCGAGGAAGCCGACCAGCTCGCCGATCGGATCGCGGTTCTCGACCAGGGCCGCCTGGTCGCCCAGGGCACCC
This window of the Amycolatopsis balhimycina FH 1894 genome carries:
- a CDS encoding RNA polymerase sigma factor; translation: MSQFLLGEQRWRPGLASISTTFINACIREFPSGLRKVSRAARLKALNEVLVDAMPDDVQQLTAATSSEGVDPERQTLAKLELMEVLARVTERERHILLLHGAGLTHGEIASAIDATPDAVRKMLARARKKIRKDRARRSIDLTNEEFTKTTTLIETWQHLQQWGVGTLEMAVTIKGIIDNARKTFEDSRFPALYRPSPKIPHNMLDIILDHIDVDVDREDRVSWMSKRARVTRRVLDAIRTEFPDVNRPNPHSKGAVSDLQQFYDSLKLACAPEETSSLS
- a CDS encoding daunorubicin resistance protein DrrA family ABC transporter ATP-binding protein, which translates into the protein MTDLAIMASGLRKAYQDKVVLDGIDLDVRAGSVFSLLGPNGAGKTTTVNVLTTLAGADGGSVRVAGHDVATEAKAVRAAIGVTGQFAAVDELLTGQENLQLMVDLHRGPAGKRTVDELLERFELTESARKPASTYSGGMRRKLDLAMTLVGHPRIIFLDEPTTGLDPRSRRTMWSLIRELVADGVTIFLTTQYLEEADQLADRIAVLDQGRLVAQGTPDELKRRIPGTHVRLRFTTAAELDAAARVLAGSTRDDEGMVLRVPGDGGTKSLRTLLDRLDEYAIAAGELSVHTPDLDDVFLALTGHTTEVLAK